From the genome of Vulpes lagopus strain Blue_001 chromosome 2, ASM1834538v1, whole genome shotgun sequence, one region includes:
- the PIGBOS1 gene encoding protein PIGBOS1, with protein sequence MFGRLTLPQLLFASILGIAGGMYIYQPIFEQYYRDQMELKEKLKLAQESEEKKS encoded by the coding sequence ATGTTTGGGAGATTGACTCTTCCACAACTGCTTTTTGCTAGCATCCTTGGAATTGCTGGAGGGATGTATATTTATCAACCAATATTTGAACAGTACTACCGAGATCagatggaattaaaagaaaagttgaaattgGCACAAGaatcagaagagaagaaaagttaA